From one Gossypium hirsutum isolate 1008001.06 chromosome D08, Gossypium_hirsutum_v2.1, whole genome shotgun sequence genomic stretch:
- the LOC107913500 gene encoding pentatricopeptide repeat-containing protein At5g66520, with amino-acid sequence MSSYTKRIIQLINASTSPSHIRQIQAQFILRNLLKNHFIAHHFINACNSLGLLNDAHAFLLLSKPPPHVFLYNTLFRAFSHSKTPHLPFSLYAHMQCASVLPNNYTFPFLLKSLADFQLLQKGQIVQAHVLKLGHSHDIYIQNSLMNLYASSGEMRLCRQVFDEMRNRDVVSWTILITGFRNVEKYDDALIAFEQMQYAGVVPNRVTMVNALAACGGFGAFEVGVWIHDYIMKNRWELDLILGTALIDMYGKCGRIEEGLKVFHSMEKKNNFTWNAVINGLALAKNGEQAIWWFNRMEQEGFKVDHVTLVGVLSACSRSGLVDMGRKIFISLVEGRYGFLPGVKHYACMIDLLARAGCLDDAFRVLQEMPFEPTKSIWGSMLAGCRAHGNLELSEISAKKLMELEPSNSAYYVVLSNLYADMGRWDDAEKVRTLMKEKGLKKDLGFSSVEWESQEQVYEVLA; translated from the coding sequence ATGTCATCGTATACAAAGAGAATCATTCAGTTGATAAACGCCTCCACTTCTCCTTCTCACATTCGTCAGATCCAAGCTCAGTTCATTCTCAGAAACCTCCTCAAAAACCACTTCATAGCTCACCATTTCATTAATGCCTGCAACTCTTTAGGCCTTTTAAACGATGCCCACGCCTTCCTCCTTCTTTCTAAACCACCCCCTCATGTCTTCCTTTACAACACCCTCTTTAGAGCCTTCTCCCACTCCAAAACCCCACACCTTCCTTTTTCTTTATATGCCCACATGCAATGCGCGTCGGTTTTGCCTAATAACTACACCTTCCCTTTCCTTCTCAAGTCCCTAGCCGATTTCCAGCTGCTCCAGAAAGGACAAATCGTTCAGGCCCATGTTTTAAAATTGGGTCATTCCCATGATATTTATATACAGAATTCCCTGATGAATCTCTATGCTTCGTCTGGTGAAATGAGGTTATGTCGCCAAGTGTTCGATGAAATGCGTAATAGAGATGTCGTTTCGTGGACTATTTTGATCACGGGGTTCAGAaatgttgaaaaatatgatgATGCTTTGATTGCTTTTGAGCAAATGCAGTATGCAGGTGTGGTGCCTAATAGGGTGACTATGGTGAATGCATTGGCTGCCTGTGGTGGTTTTGGTGCTTTTGAGGTGGGGGTTTGGATTCATGATTATATAATGAAAAACAGATGGGAACTGGATTTGATCCTTGGGACTGCTTTGATTGATATGTATGGAAAATGTGGGAGGATTGAAGAAGGGTTGAAAGTTTTCCATAGCATGGAAAAGAAGAACAATTTTACGTGGAATGCTGTTATCAACGGACTAGCTTTAGCGAAAAATGGTGAGCAGGCGATTTGGTGGTTTAATAGGATGGAACAAGAAGGGTTTAAGGTTGATCATGTAACTTTAGTTGGGGTGCTTTCAGCTTGTAGTCGTTCGGGTTTGGTCGATATGGGtcgaaaaatatttatttctttagttgAAGGGAGATATGGATTCTTGCCCGGGGTTAAACATTATGCATGTATGATTGATCTCTTGGCACGGGCAGGATGTCTTGacgatgcttttcgagttctgcAGGAAATGCCTTTCGAACCTACAAAGTCCATTTGGGGATCAATGCTGGCTGGTTGTAGAGCTCATGGAAATTTGGAATTGAGTGAGATATCTGCAAAGAAACTTATGGAGTTGGAGCCAAGTAACAGTGCTTACTATGTTGTGTTGTCCAATTTGTATGCCGATATGGGGAGATGGGATGATGCTGAGAAAGTGAGAACATTGATGAAAGAGAAGGGGTTGAAGAAAGACCTTGGTTTTAGCTCTGTGGAATGGGAATCCCAGGAACAAGTTTATGAAGTATTAGCATAG
- the LOC107949271 gene encoding uncharacterized protein isoform X4: MWRRNAFQENPDSDQSISDEDDFDDDFRENCASLGDRLEKEKEERFQLQSRPETLKEKCDNNRSYHQEHISFCLEEDVEVPDSSDEGNCFPSEKLCRRVSCEELVSDGEENVMRSKTSITSGAKESDHSYGIKDGNGENAWSMVTKEAEALINLDKNVSSFSSASKADKSYKDNENEVSTKAGEMPERLKASDHGTLEHSIAEVLEDFNGEEENQLEIVPADVEAHGHGFIEHSMAELLDDLQDNTSLLRGNFKMHSRARGKRVQAALKRSICSLGDRTIESEDLNEPFSGGSSSNDEADYQNLKLATPKIKKPTISDKFQEALGATSLTVEGIFIPRPGAFSTGLFGKLQQVMQQEKETDTHFLMKLQNGASFKNEPSCITVNIVSRYLDAKLTVCYCSFVKTIEGILQPENPKILENEGQKVTVIFNQTICANVDLEIGKLICIHPPWKEVDVTGDGEKTILSTYFSDISP, translated from the exons ATGTGGCGGCGAAACGCATTTCAG GAAAATCCAGATTCTGATCAGAGCATTTCTG ACGAGGACGATTTCGACGATGATTTTCGAGAAAATTGTGCTTCATTAGGCGACCGCTTAGAAAAAGAGAAAGAG GAAAGATTTCAACTTCAATCAAGACCTGAAACACTTAAAG AAAAATGTGATAACAACCGCTCGTACCATCAAGAACACATAAGTTTTTGTCTTGAAGAGGATGTTGAAGTGCCTGACTCTTCCGATGAGGGCAACTGCTTCCCCTCTGAGAAGTTATGTAGAAGAGTTTCCTGTGAGGAACTGGTCTCTGATGGTGAG GAGAATGTTATGCGCTCAAAGACATCCATTACTTCTGGTGCTAAAGAATCTGATCATAGTTATGGAATTAAGGATGGAAATGGGGAAAATGCATGGTCTATGGTAACTAAAGAGGCTGAGGCACTaatcaatttggacaaaaatgttTCTAGCTTTTCTTCTGCCTCCAAAGCTGATAAATCTTATAAAG ATAATGAAAATGAGGTGTCAACTAAGGCTGGTGAAATGCCAGAAAGATTGAAGGCCAGTGATCATGGAACCTTAGAGCATTCAATAGCTGAGGTTCTTGAAGATTTCAATGGAGAAGAGGAAAACCAGTTAGAGATTGTTCCTGCTGATGTAGAAGCTCATGGTCATGGATTTATTGAGCATTCAATGGCTGAGCTTTTAGATGACCTTCAAGATAATACCAGTCTGCTAAGAGGGAATTTTAAAATG CATAGCAGGGCAAGAGGAAAAAGGGTACAAGCTGCTCTCAAAAGAAGTATATGTTCACTCGGTGATAGAACCATTGAAAGTGAAGACCTCAATGAGCCCTTCAGTGGTGGGTCATCAAGCAATGATGAG GCTGATTACCAAAATCTAAAACTTGCTACCCCTAAGATAAAGAAGCCAACTATTTCAGATAAGTTTCAGGAAGCCTTGGGTGCCACCTCCTTGACTGTTGAAGGCATCTTTATTCCTAGACCAGGAGCATTCAG CACTGGACTATTTGGAAAGTTGCAGCAGGTCATGCAGCAAGAAAAGGAGACAGATACGCATTTTCTTATGAAGTTACAGAATGGAGCTAGCTTTAAAA ATGAGCCAAGCTGCATTACCGTGAACATTGTTTCAAGATATTTGGATGCAAAGCTGACAGTCTGTTATTGCTCTTTTGTCAAGACCATAGAG GGTATTTTGCAGCCAGAGAACCCCAAAATATTGGAAAATGAAGGACAAAAAGTAACTGTTATTTTCAATCAAACAATATGTGCCAATGTTGACCTTGAAATTGGAAAGTTGATTTGCATTCACCCCCCATG GAAGGAAGTTGATGTCACTGGTGATGGCGAGAAAACAATTTTATCTACATATTTCTCTGACATCTCACCGTAA
- the LOC107949271 gene encoding uncharacterized protein isoform X3 codes for MWRRNAFQENPDSDQSISDEDDFDDDFRENCASLGDRLEKEKEERFQLQSRPETLKEKCDNNRSYHQEHISFCLEEDVEVPDSSDEGNCFPSEKLCRRVSCEELVSDGFLGQENVMRSKTSITSGAKESDHSYGIKDGNGENAWSMVTKEAEALINLDKNVSSFSSASKADKSYKDNENEVSTKAGEMPERLKASDHGTLEHSIAEVLEDFNGEEENQLEIVPADVEAHGHGFIEHSMAELLDDLQDNTSLLRGNFKMHSRARGKRVQAALKRSICSLGDRTIESEDLNEPFSGGSSSNDEADYQNLKLATPKIKKPTISDKFQEALGATSLTVEGIFIPRPGAFSTGLFGKLQQVMQQEKETDTHFLMKLQNGASFKNEPSCITVNIVSRYLDAKLTVCYCSFVKTIEGILQPENPKILENEGQKVTVIFNQTICANVDLEIGKLICIHPPWKEVDVTGDGEKTILSTYFSDISP; via the exons ATGTGGCGGCGAAACGCATTTCAG GAAAATCCAGATTCTGATCAGAGCATTTCTG ACGAGGACGATTTCGACGATGATTTTCGAGAAAATTGTGCTTCATTAGGCGACCGCTTAGAAAAAGAGAAAGAG GAAAGATTTCAACTTCAATCAAGACCTGAAACACTTAAAG AAAAATGTGATAACAACCGCTCGTACCATCAAGAACACATAAGTTTTTGTCTTGAAGAGGATGTTGAAGTGCCTGACTCTTCCGATGAGGGCAACTGCTTCCCCTCTGAGAAGTTATGTAGAAGAGTTTCCTGTGAGGAACTGGTCTCTGATG GTTTCCTTGGACAGGAGAATGTTATGCGCTCAAAGACATCCATTACTTCTGGTGCTAAAGAATCTGATCATAGTTATGGAATTAAGGATGGAAATGGGGAAAATGCATGGTCTATGGTAACTAAAGAGGCTGAGGCACTaatcaatttggacaaaaatgttTCTAGCTTTTCTTCTGCCTCCAAAGCTGATAAATCTTATAAAG ATAATGAAAATGAGGTGTCAACTAAGGCTGGTGAAATGCCAGAAAGATTGAAGGCCAGTGATCATGGAACCTTAGAGCATTCAATAGCTGAGGTTCTTGAAGATTTCAATGGAGAAGAGGAAAACCAGTTAGAGATTGTTCCTGCTGATGTAGAAGCTCATGGTCATGGATTTATTGAGCATTCAATGGCTGAGCTTTTAGATGACCTTCAAGATAATACCAGTCTGCTAAGAGGGAATTTTAAAATG CATAGCAGGGCAAGAGGAAAAAGGGTACAAGCTGCTCTCAAAAGAAGTATATGTTCACTCGGTGATAGAACCATTGAAAGTGAAGACCTCAATGAGCCCTTCAGTGGTGGGTCATCAAGCAATGATGAG GCTGATTACCAAAATCTAAAACTTGCTACCCCTAAGATAAAGAAGCCAACTATTTCAGATAAGTTTCAGGAAGCCTTGGGTGCCACCTCCTTGACTGTTGAAGGCATCTTTATTCCTAGACCAGGAGCATTCAG CACTGGACTATTTGGAAAGTTGCAGCAGGTCATGCAGCAAGAAAAGGAGACAGATACGCATTTTCTTATGAAGTTACAGAATGGAGCTAGCTTTAAAA ATGAGCCAAGCTGCATTACCGTGAACATTGTTTCAAGATATTTGGATGCAAAGCTGACAGTCTGTTATTGCTCTTTTGTCAAGACCATAGAG GGTATTTTGCAGCCAGAGAACCCCAAAATATTGGAAAATGAAGGACAAAAAGTAACTGTTATTTTCAATCAAACAATATGTGCCAATGTTGACCTTGAAATTGGAAAGTTGATTTGCATTCACCCCCCATG GAAGGAAGTTGATGTCACTGGTGATGGCGAGAAAACAATTTTATCTACATATTTCTCTGACATCTCACCGTAA
- the LOC107949271 gene encoding uncharacterized protein isoform X1, with the protein MWRRNAFQENPDSDQSISDEDDFDDDFRENCASLGDRLEKEKEERFQLQSRPETLKEKCDNNRSYHQEHISFCLEEDVEVPDSSDEGNCFPSEKLCRRVSCEELVSDGFLGQENVMRSKTSITSGAKESDHSYGIKDGNGENAWSMVTKEAEALINLDKNVSSFSSASKADKSYKGAKSKIKPRFSFRFQSHKGLSWPATSDNENEVSTKAGEMPERLKASDHGTLEHSIAEVLEDFNGEEENQLEIVPADVEAHGHGFIEHSMAELLDDLQDNTSLLRGNFKMHSRARGKRVQAALKRSICSLGDRTIESEDLNEPFSGGSSSNDEADYQNLKLATPKIKKPTISDKFQEALGATSLTVEGIFIPRPGAFSTGLFGKLQQVMQQEKETDTHFLMKLQNGASFKNEPSCITVNIVSRYLDAKLTVCYCSFVKTIEGILQPENPKILENEGQKVTVIFNQTICANVDLEIGKLICIHPPWKEVDVTGDGEKTILSTYFSDISP; encoded by the exons ATGTGGCGGCGAAACGCATTTCAG GAAAATCCAGATTCTGATCAGAGCATTTCTG ACGAGGACGATTTCGACGATGATTTTCGAGAAAATTGTGCTTCATTAGGCGACCGCTTAGAAAAAGAGAAAGAG GAAAGATTTCAACTTCAATCAAGACCTGAAACACTTAAAG AAAAATGTGATAACAACCGCTCGTACCATCAAGAACACATAAGTTTTTGTCTTGAAGAGGATGTTGAAGTGCCTGACTCTTCCGATGAGGGCAACTGCTTCCCCTCTGAGAAGTTATGTAGAAGAGTTTCCTGTGAGGAACTGGTCTCTGATG GTTTCCTTGGACAGGAGAATGTTATGCGCTCAAAGACATCCATTACTTCTGGTGCTAAAGAATCTGATCATAGTTATGGAATTAAGGATGGAAATGGGGAAAATGCATGGTCTATGGTAACTAAAGAGGCTGAGGCACTaatcaatttggacaaaaatgttTCTAGCTTTTCTTCTGCCTCCAAAGCTGATAAATCTTATAAAG GTGCCAAAAGCAAAATTAAACCTAGATTTTCATTTCGCTTCCAATCACATAAAGGACTTTCTTGGCCTGCTACTTCAGATAATGAAAATGAGGTGTCAACTAAGGCTGGTGAAATGCCAGAAAGATTGAAGGCCAGTGATCATGGAACCTTAGAGCATTCAATAGCTGAGGTTCTTGAAGATTTCAATGGAGAAGAGGAAAACCAGTTAGAGATTGTTCCTGCTGATGTAGAAGCTCATGGTCATGGATTTATTGAGCATTCAATGGCTGAGCTTTTAGATGACCTTCAAGATAATACCAGTCTGCTAAGAGGGAATTTTAAAATG CATAGCAGGGCAAGAGGAAAAAGGGTACAAGCTGCTCTCAAAAGAAGTATATGTTCACTCGGTGATAGAACCATTGAAAGTGAAGACCTCAATGAGCCCTTCAGTGGTGGGTCATCAAGCAATGATGAG GCTGATTACCAAAATCTAAAACTTGCTACCCCTAAGATAAAGAAGCCAACTATTTCAGATAAGTTTCAGGAAGCCTTGGGTGCCACCTCCTTGACTGTTGAAGGCATCTTTATTCCTAGACCAGGAGCATTCAG CACTGGACTATTTGGAAAGTTGCAGCAGGTCATGCAGCAAGAAAAGGAGACAGATACGCATTTTCTTATGAAGTTACAGAATGGAGCTAGCTTTAAAA ATGAGCCAAGCTGCATTACCGTGAACATTGTTTCAAGATATTTGGATGCAAAGCTGACAGTCTGTTATTGCTCTTTTGTCAAGACCATAGAG GGTATTTTGCAGCCAGAGAACCCCAAAATATTGGAAAATGAAGGACAAAAAGTAACTGTTATTTTCAATCAAACAATATGTGCCAATGTTGACCTTGAAATTGGAAAGTTGATTTGCATTCACCCCCCATG GAAGGAAGTTGATGTCACTGGTGATGGCGAGAAAACAATTTTATCTACATATTTCTCTGACATCTCACCGTAA
- the LOC107949271 gene encoding uncharacterized protein isoform X2, protein MWRRNAFQENPDSDQSISDEDDFDDDFRENCASLGDRLEKEKEERFQLQSRPETLKEKCDNNRSYHQEHISFCLEEDVEVPDSSDEGNCFPSEKLCRRVSCEELVSDGEENVMRSKTSITSGAKESDHSYGIKDGNGENAWSMVTKEAEALINLDKNVSSFSSASKADKSYKGAKSKIKPRFSFRFQSHKGLSWPATSDNENEVSTKAGEMPERLKASDHGTLEHSIAEVLEDFNGEEENQLEIVPADVEAHGHGFIEHSMAELLDDLQDNTSLLRGNFKMHSRARGKRVQAALKRSICSLGDRTIESEDLNEPFSGGSSSNDEADYQNLKLATPKIKKPTISDKFQEALGATSLTVEGIFIPRPGAFSTGLFGKLQQVMQQEKETDTHFLMKLQNGASFKNEPSCITVNIVSRYLDAKLTVCYCSFVKTIEGILQPENPKILENEGQKVTVIFNQTICANVDLEIGKLICIHPPWKEVDVTGDGEKTILSTYFSDISP, encoded by the exons ATGTGGCGGCGAAACGCATTTCAG GAAAATCCAGATTCTGATCAGAGCATTTCTG ACGAGGACGATTTCGACGATGATTTTCGAGAAAATTGTGCTTCATTAGGCGACCGCTTAGAAAAAGAGAAAGAG GAAAGATTTCAACTTCAATCAAGACCTGAAACACTTAAAG AAAAATGTGATAACAACCGCTCGTACCATCAAGAACACATAAGTTTTTGTCTTGAAGAGGATGTTGAAGTGCCTGACTCTTCCGATGAGGGCAACTGCTTCCCCTCTGAGAAGTTATGTAGAAGAGTTTCCTGTGAGGAACTGGTCTCTGATGGTGAG GAGAATGTTATGCGCTCAAAGACATCCATTACTTCTGGTGCTAAAGAATCTGATCATAGTTATGGAATTAAGGATGGAAATGGGGAAAATGCATGGTCTATGGTAACTAAAGAGGCTGAGGCACTaatcaatttggacaaaaatgttTCTAGCTTTTCTTCTGCCTCCAAAGCTGATAAATCTTATAAAG GTGCCAAAAGCAAAATTAAACCTAGATTTTCATTTCGCTTCCAATCACATAAAGGACTTTCTTGGCCTGCTACTTCAGATAATGAAAATGAGGTGTCAACTAAGGCTGGTGAAATGCCAGAAAGATTGAAGGCCAGTGATCATGGAACCTTAGAGCATTCAATAGCTGAGGTTCTTGAAGATTTCAATGGAGAAGAGGAAAACCAGTTAGAGATTGTTCCTGCTGATGTAGAAGCTCATGGTCATGGATTTATTGAGCATTCAATGGCTGAGCTTTTAGATGACCTTCAAGATAATACCAGTCTGCTAAGAGGGAATTTTAAAATG CATAGCAGGGCAAGAGGAAAAAGGGTACAAGCTGCTCTCAAAAGAAGTATATGTTCACTCGGTGATAGAACCATTGAAAGTGAAGACCTCAATGAGCCCTTCAGTGGTGGGTCATCAAGCAATGATGAG GCTGATTACCAAAATCTAAAACTTGCTACCCCTAAGATAAAGAAGCCAACTATTTCAGATAAGTTTCAGGAAGCCTTGGGTGCCACCTCCTTGACTGTTGAAGGCATCTTTATTCCTAGACCAGGAGCATTCAG CACTGGACTATTTGGAAAGTTGCAGCAGGTCATGCAGCAAGAAAAGGAGACAGATACGCATTTTCTTATGAAGTTACAGAATGGAGCTAGCTTTAAAA ATGAGCCAAGCTGCATTACCGTGAACATTGTTTCAAGATATTTGGATGCAAAGCTGACAGTCTGTTATTGCTCTTTTGTCAAGACCATAGAG GGTATTTTGCAGCCAGAGAACCCCAAAATATTGGAAAATGAAGGACAAAAAGTAACTGTTATTTTCAATCAAACAATATGTGCCAATGTTGACCTTGAAATTGGAAAGTTGATTTGCATTCACCCCCCATG GAAGGAAGTTGATGTCACTGGTGATGGCGAGAAAACAATTTTATCTACATATTTCTCTGACATCTCACCGTAA